A single window of Onychostoma macrolepis isolate SWU-2019 chromosome 16, ASM1243209v1, whole genome shotgun sequence DNA harbors:
- the dscc1 gene encoding sister chromatid cohesion protein DCC1, with protein sequence MRTLEEVQATLQIAKVNEEDLQPVTYCLSFGDNVSSGDYCLMQLDDTLCKHIEAGESLIVRGDKDEHAVLCSEDKTYDLKIADTSNLLLFVPGCETPDQLPDISASPQQLMHAQIWGFSNCYWELRRQRPRLKKLKKLLMENPYDGPAVGMQEEAPGPKYTMDDLLERIQASREEIEAHLQNVHACEIDGFWRILDFDYEMKILGYVTQLVDSESWSFSKVSLSVCLEELGSLEPKAMIEHCLNCYGRRYSNGDGQVMYALDEDKVCRATAQLLLQNAVKFNLSEFQKVWQQSVPEGMSTRLDQLRGLALLDRSSKPETISLLRVEDLPEDTLERFNNLFSLREKWTQDDIEPYIQDLCGEKQSTGALLTKHARSSVQNGIKVYNSRRPVAT encoded by the exons ATGAGGACATTAGAAGAGGTTCAAGCCACACTACAAATCGCTAAAGTAAATGAAGAAGACCTGCAGCCCGTCACTTACTGTCTTTCTTTCGGAGACAATGTATCGTCGGGCGATTATTGTCTCATGCAGCTGGATGACACACTTTGCAAACACATTGAAGCAGGCGAGAG TCTAATAGTCAGAGGTGATAAAGACGAGCATGCAGTTCTGTGCAGTGAAGACAAGACGTACGACTTGAAAATTGCAGACACGTCAAATCTGCTGCTGTTTGTACCAGGATGTGAAACTCCAGACCAGCTGCCTGACATCTCAGCATCTCCTCAACAACTCATGCATGCACAG atTTGGGGTTTTTCAAATTGTTACTGGGAGCTGAGAAGGCAGAGGCCAAGGTTAAAGAAGCTGAAGAAACTTCTCATGGAGAATCCATATGACGGTCCGGCGGTGGGCATGCAGGAGGAGGCGCCAGGGCCGAAG tACACTATGGATGACCTTCTTGAAAGAATACAAGCAAGCAGAGAAGAAATCGAGGCACATCTTCAGAATGTCCATGCTTGTGAAATTGACG GATTTTGGAGGATCCTGGATTTTGATTATGAAATGAAGATCCTCGGTTATGTGACCCAGCTGGTGGACTCAGAGTCTTGGTCTTTCAGCAAAGTTTCTCTCAGTGTCTGTCTGGAAGAGCTAGGATCCCTTGAGCCAAA AGCCATGATAGAACACTGCCTGAACTGTTATGGAAGACGCTACAGTAATGGAG ATGGCCAGGTGATGTATGCACTGGATGAGGACAAAGTATGTAGAGCCACAGCTCAGCTGCTTCTGCAAAACGCTGTGAAGTTCAACCTGTCAGAGTTCCAGAAGGTTTGGCAGCAGAGCGTTCCTGAGGGAATGAGCACTAGACTGGATCAGCTCCGG GGTTTAGCTCTGTTAGATCGAAGCTCTAAACCAGAGACCATCTCACTGCTGCGGGTAGAAGATCTGCCTGAAGATACGCTGGAGAGATTCAACAACCTCTTCAGCCTGAGAGAAAAATGGACACAGGATGACATTGAACCCTACATACA AGATCTCTGTGGAGAGAAGCAGTCAACTGGAGCTCTCCTGACCAAACATGCACGTTCATCTGTACAAAATGGTATTAAGGTCTACAATTCAAGAAGACCTGTTGCAACttaa